In Notamacropus eugenii isolate mMacEug1 chromosome 1, mMacEug1.pri_v2, whole genome shotgun sequence, one genomic interval encodes:
- the LOC140517086 gene encoding small ribosomal subunit protein uS2-like has product MSRALDVLQMKEEDVLKFLTAGTHLGNTNLDFQMEQYIYKRKSVGIHIINLKRTWEKLLLAARAIVATENSPDVSVISSRNTGQQAVLKFAAATGDTPIAGRFTNYTNQIQAAFKEPRLLVVTDPREDHQPLTEGSYANLPTIALCNTDPPLPYVDIAIPSNNKSEDAS; this is encoded by the coding sequence ATGTCCAGAGCCCTAGATGTCTTGCAGATGAAGGAGGAGGATGTCCTTAAATTCCTTACTGCAGGAACCCATTTGGGTAACACCAATTTGGACTTTCAGATGGAACAGTACATCTACAAAAGAAAGAGTGTTGGCATCCACATCATTAACTTGAAGAGAACTTGGGAAAAGCTTCTGCTGGCAGCTCGTGCCATTGTTGCCACTGAAAACTCTCCTGATGTTAGTGTCATCTCCTCCAGGAACACTGGCCAGCAGGCTGTTCTGAAATTTGCTGCTGCCACTGGTGATACACCTATTGCTGGACGTTTCACTAACTACACTAACCAGATCCAGGCAGCTTTTAAGGAGCCCCGCCTCTTGGTGGTCACTGATCCTAGGGAAGATCATCAGCCTCTGACTGAAGGATCATATGCTAACCTTCCAACCATTGCACTGTGCAACACAGACCCCCCACTGCCCTATGTGGACATTGCAATTCCATCTAACAACAAGAGTGAAGATGCATCT